CGGCTTGCTTTCCGTCTTTTTTAGCCACAAAATGGGTGCGAACCGCGCAAGGCCACTGACTCTCTGTGGAGTCTTCCCAAAGGGGAGGGGTTGTCTTTGGTTTCAGCCCAGTCAGGTCCTGGCACGGCTCGCCACACATGAGACGGATGAGCCGGCGGCTTGGGAATTTGGGTGGCCGAATCACGGCAACGGGAAGACGCGGGAGACACTGACCTGTTCGGCGAAGAAGGACATGACGGTGAAGGCCACCAGCGCCACGAGGACACAGTGGGTCCAGAACTTCAGCTTGTCCCGGTAGACTCGCCTGGgagcaggagggagggggggggccgTGTTAACGGACATGCGAGCAATGAACAAAAGCCGGTGATGCAATAGGGAGGCATCCAGCCGTGGGTGGCAGCACTTTGCTCAACAGAAACTCAGGGAGGTGATGAAAGGCTCAGCTTACCACTTCCATCTGAGGGGGCTCGTCTAATTTTAAAGTCTCTGTGTGAGGCCTGACATTGACCCCGTCTTTGGACGCCCgctcgccctccctccctctatcAGGATCCCCATGGTGACAAGCTGGCAACActgacagccacccggctgctTGCGAGGTTCTGCCATTATTTAGCAGCTGCCGCGCGCTGAGAGACGTATTCGTTACCTCCGCCAAGGAAAGCTTCTTGCTTTCACGGCCACGCCGTTCACGCCCGTGTTTGACGTCCTTGCTACGCTTTGAATTATCACAACATGGACACTGCACCCCCCCATTCTAAACGTCTCACCCGATTTTCACAGACACCCCACATATTTATGAATTCACTCGCTTCTCTTCAGTTCCTAATCAAGTGGCGGAAAGGACCTACCATTCGTGGAGCTCGTCCATGTGAAGGAAGCGGTTGCGGTACTCCCTGGGCAGCTCAAACTGGGACGGCAGCGGGAACATGGAGTCGTAGAAGTCCCTCAGCACGGCCTTCACGGTGGCGGCGTCCTTGTGGGTGTGCTCGATGTTGTCGTTCAGACAGATGAACTTCCTGCGGGGGCAAAGCCCAGTGTGTTAGCGAGGGACATCGACGGGAAATCCTCACGGAGACCGTCGCCACCTGGGATTCTTCCTGATGTCGTCCAGCTGGCCCACCACGTGCGACACGTTGGTGCGGACCATCTTGAAGGCAATGTCCTCCTCGCCCTTGATCTCAAACCTGCGCGAGGAGCGCTCGACGTCTTAAAAGCCGGCGAGGGAGGATTTTGAACGTGCCGGTGTTGCTACTCACTTGTACTTGTTCTGGTCCACGAAGGCTTTGCGAATGCGATCCGTGATGGGCGTGCAGTGGACGATGAGACCTTTGGTGACGGGCGGCTGGAAAACAAAATCCATCGTGTGACTCAAAAGCGCCAAATGGAGCTTGCGTAGGCGCTTTGAGCTGGCCGTTCACCATGCTGTGGTCGTAGTAGGCCTCCTGGGTAGGGTTCACCAGGTGGAGCTGGCTCAGGTTCTTCGGGAGTGTCTTGGAGCAGTTGATCAACATCTGCTCCAAGCTCGTAAGGTCCTGGACGAGAAACAATGCGTCTTCTTCGATCGATCTCTCAAAGGAATATGATCAATGAAAAGTTTAGCAGACCGACCAACAGGCTGAGGGGGAGCTCGTGAATCCTGGCTGCCAGAGTGCGGATCTCGCGATCGGACAGGACGCCGGAGTGGTCGGTGTCCACCTCGTCAAACACCTCGGAGACGTTGAGCTGTTGCTGGGTGCTCATCAAGAAGTAGAAGTAGGAGAAGGCAAACTGCATGTCGTCCGGGTGGCGCACACGGTGAGCCGACGTCTTGTCAAAGTCGTCTGGGAATctgcggggggggggaattaAGAGGCGCCCGTCACGAGACTCGCCCCGCTTCGCTTTGGAGTCGAGCGATTCGGCCGGGTCGCTCACGTGTCCTGCAGCTCCTGCATGACCAGCCGATCAATCATATGCGGCATGTGCGCGGGGACCTTGCGAGACGCAAAGCCAAACTGGCGGTTGAGAAGCTTGTTGACGTGGCGCAGCGAGTCGGCAAAGGTGTCGCGCAACTTGCGTCCGCCGGCGCCGCCGTCCGTGTCATACGTCAGCGCCCTCTGCAGGCGCTCTTCTTCCTGTTGAAAACAAAGACACCAATCCCGAGAGTTTCAGGACCATCGATCCCGAAATCAGGGCCGCCAACTTGATCCTAGCAGGATGATTTTTTTCTGAGCTCACCTCCAGCAGGTCTTGGAAGTACTTCTGCTTCTCCCATGGGAGGAAGCCTCTGTCAGCCGGGACAAAGTGTTGGAGCTTCCTCCCCACCGCAGAAAGTTGATGGGGCTGCACTTGCCATTCGGTGCTCTTTAATTGGGTAATGTGGCTCAGGAGCTTGGAGGTTTTGGGCCTCTCCGTCAGAATAGGAAGGTCAAGCTTGTCTCCGTCACGTTCCTCCTGCTGGGTGCTTAGCAGCTGAGCCTTGGTGAGGTTGTAACCTTTCAGTGTGATGTCTCCTTGGAGGAGTTTCTCATCCAGCTTctgaagctccctgcgcacgGGAGCCGGCAAGAGCGACTCGTTGAGAGCCGGAACGTCTACGACGGCCACCAGTTCTTCCGCTTGCTTCTTCCGGACCTTGGGAGCCCTCTTGTCTTCCGGTACGTCAGAGAAGACAAAGGGCGCTTCCGTCATCACCGAGGGCTTCTGGCTGGAGCTTTCCCTGCCGCTCTGTGTCCTGTTGAGCGGCGGAATCTGACGCGTGTCCACAGCCACGCTGAAGATCTTGGTAAACGCCGTGCTGTCCTCTCTTTGGAAGGTGACGTTGTAATGGAGCGTGCTGGCGTTGTGGCCGGGGTGGAGCAGAAGGTGGATGCTCTTCCACTTGTTGGCCACGGAGGTGTGACGCACCGTCGGGTTGTCGCTCACGTGGGCCTCCGAGACCCTTTGGAGGAGACAAAAAGTCCAATTCCATTTCTCATGGGAAGCTAGTGTCAATTTGTCAGAACCTTACCTGTGCGCCAGTCCGTCGAAGCTGAAATAAGGTCGGATCTCTCCGACCGGGAGGACGTACGCATTCTGGTGACTCAGCAGAGTGACGCGGTGCAGCTCTCCAAAATGCTCTGCGGCGTAAACGCGCAGTGGATCAGCGATTGAAGCAGAAGCGCTCCTATTGGCCCGAAGGGTCGGTCACCTGTGCCGCAGTCGCCCACATCGAAGCCGCAGGAGAGCACGTTGCAGGCTTGGTCGCAGAATTTGTCCGCCAGCCAGGAGGTGGCGCAACCTTGGTTACAGTACGAGGTTGCGGCCAGGCCCAGTTGACCGCCGGCGAACTGCCACAAATGCCCGCCGACTTCACCGGGGACGCCGACAGGGAACCTGCTGCTCCCTGCGGCagctgacagaaaaaaaaaaaacacaatttctcATTTCCACGGAAATGTCCAGAAATGTTCCAAGCCGAGCCTCCAGTGCATCTTCACCAGCGCAGTCGCCTCCGTCCCAGTCGCAGGCCGAGTTGTTGCACGCCTTGTCACAATAGCCGTCCTTGATCCAGGATCCCGGGCAGCCCTCCGCGCAATTTGGAACGGGCCAGGTGAGATACACCTGCACGGAAGGGGGAACCCGAGCTTACGAGTCATATATTAGCGGTGACCACGACTGGCGGTACCTTCTGTCCTTTGGAATGGCTGTAGAAGTCGTCCGGCCAGACGTCTTTGCCAAACATCACGTCGTCGTTGAGGTAAATGAACTTCTGCGAGAGTCCCGGGATGCGGTGGATGTGACTCTCGATGGCGGGCGAGCTGAAGGTGGGGAGGTGGCTGCGGTTCAAGAACAGCTCCTGCCGTTCACGGGAAACCCTTTTGGTTTGTTGGAGCCCTCCAGGCGACGGGGGGGGGGCGCTACCTGATGCGTGACGACGGAAACCCGAGGGTTGTCCAGGTTGAGCCAGGAGGGAATCTGCCCGTTGGTGACCACAAAGACGTGTCGCACCCAGGGCGCGTGTTTCTCCACGGAGCGCAGGGAGTAGCGCAGCTCCTCGTTGTCCTCGAAGCGGCTGGCCGAGACGTCCTCGTCCTGCTTGGACTATATTATTGGTGAACAtcacctttgtttttttttgtaaagcgaGGCGGCCAGACTCCAGTCATTACCTGCGAGATGGCACTCAGGTCCCAGAAGAGATAGGCGGGGCTAATGGTCAGCTCCTTCCCATCCAGCGTCAGGTTCTTCTTGGACTTTTGCATGAGGTCGGTGAAGTCTTGCGGGCCTTTGAGGTGAAGCAGAGCGATGCTGGCCTCCGAATACAGCTCAAACTGAGGAACGTAAAATTTGACAGACGGTTGGACCTCCAATTCTTTGAATCCAAAGTGACATTCAACATGGCGCCGTAATGAAAAGCTCGTTTGCTAAATTTAACCAGCAAATGGATTGAGTTTGGAAAATTCTGTGATGTCATCACCACCACATACTTTGCAGAtaaaccgtgtgtgtgtgtgtgaggggcgcCACCGAGAGCCTTCCAAATCTAAGCTTCCCGGGAAAGCGTTTGCTCGCCGCCTCACTCCATCATCGAGCGTCTCACATGAGCtggcgcgccgccgccgcctcctctcgCTGCCTTTAGGTGAGGATTACTGGGGTCTTACGGAGCGGCCGGCCCGGATCGCGTTGCATCTCTATTATGGTCGAGCTGATAATGCTCTCGCGTGTATACAAACATCGAGCGTGGCGGCCTCACAAAGACGCCTTTCATCGCCGGCCAGTGTCAAGAGTTTGACTCGCGCGCGGTATACAAACGTTCCAAAGTATAAATATGCCACATGCTAGCGTCAAAAGGAGAGTGTTGGGGTTGTGGTGCTGGTTGCAACATCAGCTATTAATAATACGGAATCACAACACTGCTTTTCGCAGAATGGGGCCTGGCCACACCACAcagcgcccccttgtggttgAAATGGACGTGACGCGCGCTGATCTAGCCATATAAGCTTCCAGCCTCCCCTTCAAGGATGATGGCACCGTCTCGGAATAGCCCTGCCTCGGAGCCGCATTCTTGTAATGTATGGAAAGAGTCACGTTACGCACACGCCAGCGTACGTTAACGCGCCCGCCGTGGTgtaaaactggaccgcgggaaGCTCGTCGTTGGACAGCGGCAAGAGGAGATGGCGGAAAGAGTGCAACGCTGCCCCCTGCTGCTTGTTTTCAACGGCTTAACCCTTAGCCCTATTTGGCCAGCCGCTGATTTGAAACCAAATGTTCTATCCATTTGAACTTTTGACCTGTTTTATCTTGTCGGTGACAAACGCGGGCAGCTTGGTTCGCAGCTGCTCCGTTTCCTTGAAGGTGGGCGGGAAGCCGCTGAGGTAGGCCAGCGTCTGCATGCGAATCAGACCCGGAGCCTCTTTATCCGTGGTCTGCGGAAAACAGGACGTGGTGACGGAAATGCGACTTCCTCGAAAAGCTCAGGTGAGGACGTTAAAATAAAACTCACTAGGTAACATCGGGACACGGAGAATTTCTTGTCTTCCTTGAACGCTTCTACGTAGGCGTTCTCAgctgagagaaggggggggggagattccacatccatttatttatctcatCATCAGGCGGGCTATTTTTCAGACCCACCGTCTGCCTGGGAATTGAAGACCAGCACGGAGGCGGCGGTGGACGGGTGAACGGGCCTGCGGAGCTGCAGCAGCTCCTTGGCGGCCGCCAGCGCCGGCGAGAGCGCCGGCAACTCCCGTAGCGTGCCGTTGGCCGGCAGGGCGGGTTCCAACGCCAGCATGGGCGCCATGATGCAGTGGGACAGCAAGCATTCCGCTTTGGCCCTGGAGGAGTGTGGCGCCGCAGCGGTCAGGAACTTTTGTCAAAGTATCGGGACATGGAGTATTACCTGACTTTCGGTTCTTCTGTCGTCTCACTTGAATTCTTCCCCAGATGTTCTCTATGTGGATAATAAACACATAATAGCGGCACAGCGGCACCTTGACTCAAGCGCTGTCTGTTGGGCTACCTCAGGACTCTCTGTTCCTCTGCCAGTTGCTCTCTCACGGCTTGAAGTTGCCTCAGCAGAGCCACGTCGGTGCCATTCACCCACGTGTACACCACGTCGATGGGCATGGGTAGGCAGAGCCTGGAAGAGAAGACAAACCAAGCGCAGGCATCAGACACGACGAGCAAAGTCATGTGCGGATTTGAGGCTGGAGAAAGCCAACCGTGCTCACCGGCTTTGAAATGACTTGCCGCCCAAGTTGTCTCTGTAGGAGTCAAAAAGCACATGGTACTGGTCTCGGCTCCACTCCACCACCACCTGAAATATTGATGATAGTCTTAGAGTTCCTCCTTAGCTCGCTGCTCTGTGTCGAAAGCTCCTCTAGAAGTGTATTGGTGAATATTGACAAGTGAATTTGCTTTGTAAAACATGTCGAAATAAGAACGAGGAAAGTCGAGCTGACAAATGGCGGCACTTCAGCTCATTTGGCTTTGAGGCTGACTTTAAGAACCCCATCTGCTCCAGTCGAATGTTGAACGGGTTCTTCTCAGAACTGCATGACGCCAAGCTAACATCTGCTAACGAAAGGGAGCATCTTACCTCCCCGAATTGGAAAGCGGAAACTATCATGAGGACGATGCCGCCGAAGCAAAGGTAGAGTCCATAACGGTGGGACAGACAGGTGTACGTCTGCCGCTGAAGAAGCTTCAGCACCGAGTTGACGACTACCATGGCTCTCCTGGGCCAACCATAGCGCCGCATTCATTCGACAAGAGCGAGTCCAAACACCGAAATCAACCCACGGGGCATCACAAGAGAGCGGGATTAGTCAGCTGACCGTCGGCGCACATGACAGCCATACGTGTTGTTACTTCTTCGTCGACGACGGCGGCGGGGTTCCGGGAACCCCGCTTCCGCAGTTTGTCGCCCTCCAGCGGCGGGGAGTGGTTCACCCACCTGGCCTCCACCCGATCTGGCTTCAAGCGGCAACAATCATAGAGCAATTCAAAGTGCCATAACACATCTTCCAATGATTGGATACCTATTAATGGACATTATGAATAGAATTTTTCGAAaataacaaagtcaaagtcagctttattgtcaatctcttcacacgTCAAGACACGCAAAGAAACCGAAacgacgttttctctatcccacggtgacgagacatattacacgatagacgtccgagtaaacgacacaatgtaaaaacaagaaggcacaaacaataaataataagaatgatgaataaataataaacaaagataacacaataaataagaggagcaaaacggagccagtgtgcatacagcagacagtcagaatagagcgaaaaagtacaggacgctacgcagaaaggggaagcgagttcaggatcctaacatcctggagtatgaagctgttgttgagtctggtggtgcgggagcgcaggctcctgtacctcttcccagagggcagaagctcaaacaaagagtgagcggggtgactcacatcactcacaatcgtggtcgccttgcgggtgagatgggagatgtaaatgtctttcaaggaggggaatgaagcaccaataatcttaccagccgtgttcactatgcgctgcagggccggccttcaagttgtagtcagtgcagccgccaccccaaacagcgatacagctggagaggacgctctcaatggtgccacggtaaaatggaGTCATGACGGCctgaggagcgctcgctcgcctgtgtttccgcaggaagtacaggcggcgctgggccttcttcgccagtgatgcggtgttggtggatcctcactgatgtgcacccccaggaacctggcgctgctcactctctccaccacagcaccgtcgatagtcagcggcaggtgttgggtgtgacccttccggaagtcaacaacaacctccttggtcttgtcgacgttcagcaggaggttgttgtccctgcaccacgtggtcagaaggtcaacctccagtctcgtctcccttggtgatgagacccaccagagtggtgtcgtcagcaaacttcactatgcgcttgtcgctgtgggttgcaatgcagtcatgcgtcaggagggtgaagagtagcggactgagcacgcagccttggggggcccctgtgctcagcgtgatgctggcggagatcttgtctgacagaggaagtccagtagccagttgcagagataggtacaTTCCAAAAGATTCAGTGTATATATTTTTGGTTCCATTTCACATTTGTCACAAACATTGTTGCTTGAATCTAATTTAAGACTAAATTGAAACATTTCGTATTAGATTAGACTAGTGCCAGAGACAGCGTAAACCACAGGCGGTGGTTTTACAGGTTGGCAGCCGCTGCTCAGCCCACCCCTTTTCGAGAACAAACAATTATGTCTTACTCAGCGAGcgagttcaaaaaaaaaaaaaagtcaagtgcaTTTTGACTTGAGCATCCCACGCGGACAGGAGATAGTGAGGTAAGCTCTAAGACATCTATCATTCTTGTTCAAGTGGTTCGTCAAGCGTGGCAACTATCTGCAAAGTAGTCGTTGTCGATGTCGAAAGCTGTCCGGCTATACTCGATGATATTTGGAAAAGAATACGTCGACAATCATTCCTTCCAAAGGATCACGCAGAGTTTGTAAAAAGAGGTGAGGCTCATgctttctctctgtctccacACACACCGGTAGCCATAATaagttgagaagaaaaaaaagcccaccAAGAACATGTTTGGAGAATTGACAAATCATCTTTAAGTTTGAAAAGTCAACCGTCAGCCGTCGAGTCCATCCACCAGTAGCGTGATCGACTGAGGGAGGATGCTCCAGTTCTCCTGTCTTCTCTTGCGTCGATTCCAAGCGACGACTCACACTTGAtgaaaaattggaaaatgaaatcaaacttTCGGAACATTTGGGCATTTCAGTCTTGTATTTCATATGATCCTGACCCAGCCAATCAGAGATGCTTTACTAAGGCAATCACTGTCTTGACCAATGAAAGCTGTGTTATTGTGCAATACtaacaaaatacaaaagaaTACGGGGAACCAACGGAAATGTTAACGGGCGACAAAGAATCATGAACGCAGACTTCACAAAATGGCTTTTGTGCACATACACGCGGAAGACAATACGCAAAAACTTGTCATTTTGATGACTCTTCTCGTCATACCGGTCGGTTTCCATCGTACTCGCCTTGCAAGATTCCCAGCACGTTTTGCGGGTGGAAAAACCAATTGGTGCCAAGAGGGAAAACACACTTGCAAGTCACGTTGGTACCTTTTATGATACAGTCAGTGTCCATGATCCCAACATGAAGCCTGagtgcagtgtgaaaaaagcccttcaaatgtttaaaaacgGTCTCAATCTTGAGGAAACAAAATATGCCCACAGAATGAAGCCGCAAAAAAAACCATTTGATCATTTCGATGTTGTGAAGTGTGTGTTTCAATGTGTGTGTCAGGATCGTTTGGCAGCCATCACAATGAGGCTCAGGCCATTTCGGAGGCTGTTGTGCGTCCGTTTCGGTCGGCGATGCAGAATTTTGGTCTGCTGCGCCTTCTTTGTAATTCTTGGGATGCTGGCCTTTCAATACAAAGGAGAGGTGAGTGAGTCCACTCTGGTTTATCCGAAATGTTGGAATGTGATTTGAATAGTAAGGActaaattatgattattattattgattgttTGTTATGGTTGACTTTGCAAGGAAACTGAAAGCCTTTTCCAAGAGTTATCTGTGAGGCGCCAAAGCCAAACAAAAGGAGAGGTGAGTCGACTCTGCTTGATCCAAAACGTCTGAATGTGATTTTACACAGTGTTCTCGATCGTTCGATCAATGTATACAtcaaattatttattcattatgatGATTGTTTTTATCGTATTTCTTTTTgatttgtattgtatttattta
This is a stretch of genomic DNA from Syngnathus typhle isolate RoL2023-S1 ecotype Sweden linkage group LG21, RoL_Styp_1.0, whole genome shotgun sequence. It encodes these proteins:
- the gnptab gene encoding N-acetylglucosamine-1-phosphotransferase subunits alpha/beta isoform X1, whose translation is MRRYGWPRRAMVVVNSVLKLLQRQTYTCLSHRYGLYLCFGGIVLMIVSAFQFGEVVVEWSRDQYHVLFDSYRDNLGGKSFQSRLCLPMPIDVVYTWVNGTDVALLRQLQAVREQLAEEQRVLREHLGKNSSETTEEPKVRAKAECLLSHCIMAPMLALEPALPANGTLRELPALSPALAAAKELLQLRRPVHPSTAASVLVFNSQADAENAYVEAFKEDKKFSVSRCYLTTDKEAPGLIRMQTLAYLSGFPPTFKETEQLRTKLPAFVTDKIKQFELYSEASIALLHLKGPQDFTDLMQKSKKNLTLDGKELTISPAYLFWDLSAISQSKQDEDVSASRFEDNEELRYSLRSVEKHAPWVRHVFVVTNGQIPSWLNLDNPRVSVVTHQELFLNRSHLPTFSSPAIESHIHRIPGLSQKFIYLNDDVMFGKDVWPDDFYSHSKGQKVYLTWPVPNCAEGCPGSWIKDGYCDKACNNSACDWDGGDCAAAAGSSRFPVGVPGEVGGHLWQFAGGQLGLAATSYCNQGCATSWLADKFCDQACNVLSCGFDVGDCGTEHFGELHRVTLLSHQNAYVLPVGEIRPYFSFDGLAHRVSEAHVSDNPTVRHTSVANKWKSIHLLLHPGHNASTLHYNVTFQREDSTAFTKIFSVAVDTRQIPPLNRTQSGRESSSQKPSVMTEAPFVFSDVPEDKRAPKVRKKQAEELVAVVDVPALNESLLPAPVRRELQKLDEKLLQGDITLKGYNLTKAQLLSTQQEERDGDKLDLPILTERPKTSKLLSHITQLKSTEWQVQPHQLSAVGRKLQHFVPADRGFLPWEKQKYFQDLLEEEERLQRALTYDTDGGAGGRKLRDTFADSLRHVNKLLNRQFGFASRKVPAHMPHMIDRLVMQELQDTFPDDFDKTSAHRVRHPDDMQFAFSYFYFLMSTQQQLNVSEVFDEVDTDHSGVLSDREIRTLAARIHELPLSLLDLTSLEQMLINCSKTLPKNLSQLHLVNPTQEAYYDHSMPPVTKGLIVHCTPITDRIRKAFVDQNKYKFEIKGEEDIAFKMVRTNVSHVVGQLDDIRKNPRKFICLNDNIEHTHKDAATVKAVLRDFYDSMFPLPSQFELPREYRNRFLHMDELHEWRVYRDKLKFWTHCVLVALVAFTVMSFFAEQCHHGLLAYFHFLTAGPLKAQAILPSPNGQARQPRESLNQEVFVL
- the gnptab gene encoding N-acetylglucosamine-1-phosphotransferase subunits alpha/beta isoform X2; this translates as MRRYGWPRRAMVVVNSVLKLLQRQTYTCLSHRYGLYLCFGGIVLMIVSAFQFGEVVVEWSRDQYHVLFDSYRDNLGGKSFQSRLCLPMPIDVVYTWVNGTDVALLRQLQAVREQLAEEQRVLREHLGKNSSETTEEPKVRAKAECLLSHCIMAPMLALEPALPANGTLRELPALSPALAAAKELLQLRRPVHPSTAASVLVFNSQADAENAYVEAFKEDKKFSVSRCYLTTDKEAPGLIRMQTLAYLSGFPPTFKETEQLRTKLPAFVTDKIKQFELYSEASIALLHLKGPQDFTDLMQKSKKNLTLDGKELTISPAYLFWDLSAISQSKQDEDVSASRFEDNEELRYSLRSVEKHAPWVRHVFVVTNGQIPSWLNLDNPRVSVVTHQELFLNRSHLPTFSSPAIESHIHRIPGLSQKFIYLNDDVMFGKDVWPDDFYSHSKGQKVYLTWPVPNCAEGCPGSWIKDGYCDKACNNSACDWDGGDCAAAAGSSRFPVGVPGEVGGHLWQFAGGQLGLAATSYCNQGCATSWLADKFCDQACNVLSCGFDVGDCGTEHFGELHRVTLLSHQNAYVLPVGEIRPYFSFDGLAHRVSEAHVSDNPTVRHTSVANKWKSIHLLLHPGHNASTLHYNVTFQREDSTAFTKIFSVAVDTRQIPPLNRTQSGRESSSQKPSVMTEAPFVFSDVPEDKRAPKVRKKQAEELVAVVDVPALNESLLPAPVRRELQKLDEKLLQGDITLKGYNLTKAQLLSTQQEERDGDKLDLPILTERPKTSKLLSHITQLKSTEWQVQPHQLSAVGRKLQHFVPADRGFLPWEKQKYFQDLLEEEERLQRALTYDTDGGAGGRKLRDTFADSLRHVNKLLNRQFGFASRKVPAHMPHMIDRLVMQELQDTFPDDFDKTSAHRVRHPDDMQFAFSYFYFLMSTQQQLNVSEVFDEVDTDHSGVLSDREIRTLAARIHELPLSLLDLTSLEQMLINCSKTLPKNLSQLHLVNPTQEAYYDHSMPPVTKGLIVHCTPITDRIRKAFVDQNKYKFEIKGEEDIAFKMVRTNVSHVVGQLDDIRKNPRKFICLNDNIEHTHKDAATVKAVLRDFYDSMFPLPSQFELPREYRNRFLHMDELHEWRVYRDKLKFWTHCVLVALVAFTVMSFFAEQLVHLKRKLFSRRPMAKHDNPERV